The following coding sequences lie in one Mycteria americana isolate JAX WOST 10 ecotype Jacksonville Zoo and Gardens chromosome 13, USCA_MyAme_1.0, whole genome shotgun sequence genomic window:
- the CABP1 gene encoding calcium-binding protein 1 isoform X2 — MGNCVKSPLRNLSKKIRHEEKTCYKAVQTSEEGPSACEYQGPLMVLAQNCAVMHNLLGPACIFLRKGFAENRQPDRELRPEEIEELREAFKEFDKDKDGFINCRDLGNCMRTMGYMPTEMELIELSQQINMNLGGHVDFEDFVELMGPKLLAETADMIGVKELRDAFREFDTNGDGEISTSELREAMKKLLGQQVGHRDIEEIIRDVDLNGDGRVDFEEFVRMMSR; from the exons ATGGGCAACTGTGTGAAGTCTCCACTGAGAAACCTCTCAAAAAAG ATCCGCCATGAGGAGAAGACGTGCTATAAGGCTGTCCAGACGAGCGAAGAGGGGCCATCGGCTTGCGAGTACCAGGGTCCGCTCATGGTGCTGGCCCAGAACTGCGCCGTCATGCACAACCTGCTGGGGCCAGCATGCATCTTCCTGAGGAAGGGCTTCGCAGAAAACAGGCAGCCT GATAGAGAACTGCGTCCAGAAGAAATTGAAG AATTAAGAGAAGCCTTTAAGGAGTTTGATAAAGACAAGGATGGGTTTATTAACTGCAGGGACCTGGGGAACTGCATGCGAACCATGGGCTACATGCCTACTGAAATGGAGCTAATAGAGCTCTCCCAGCAGATCAACATGAACC TGGGTGGCCATGTGGATTTTGAAGATTTTGTTGAGCTGATGGGACCAAAGCTGCTAGCAGAAACTGCAGACATGATTGGTGTAAAAGAGCTCCGTGATGCCTTCAGAGAG TTTGACACCAATGGTGATGGGGAGATCAGCACCAGTGAGCTGCGAGAAGCCATGAAGAAGCTTCTAGGGCAGCAGGTGGGCCATCGGGATATTGAAGAGATCATCCGGGACGTGGACCTGAACGGAGATGGGCGTGTTGATTTCGAAG AGTTTGTTCGCATGATGTCCCGTTGA